The window AAACTCGGTAAAAATATTCTTATTATCTCAATCTTAACCTTATTGACAGTTTTTGCTTGGATTGGTTTCCAAGTTTACGGTGCCTATACCAAAACAACCATTCCTAAAATAATTAAAGAACTTATTCAACCCTTAAATCCACGAATCGAAGAATCAGTCATTAAAGAAATTAAAGAAAAATATCAAGTCCCTAGTGAGGAACTTAATGTTGTTAGCCAACCTCCTGCCAGTCCCGAAACGGAAATGGAGGAAGAAGCTACCACTGGTCAAACGGCAACCCAAAGTGGTAATCTAGAAGAAGAATGAGAAAACGGATACCAACCGTTATTGGTTTAATTATTTTGATTGTCGGCATGACCGCCGCCGTTTTTTTGATTAACCGTAGTACCCATTGGTTTTCTCGAGCCGCTCCAGGCGCCGCGCCAAAACAAATTAAATTTACTAACATCACTGATAGTAGTTTTTCAGTTTCTTGGATAACAGACGAATCAACTTCAGGCTTTTTAAAATATGGTCCAAACAATAAAATTGACCAAACATCCAGAGACGATCGAGATGAGCTTACTGGTAAAACCGGCAATTATACTACCCATCACATCACTCTTCGCAATCTAAAACCAAATACGACTTATCAATTTCAAATTGGCTCGGGAGGCAGTTCGTTTGATAACAATGGCCAGAATTACCAAGTGACAACCGCCGCAACCCTAACCGCCCCCTCACCACCAAGTGATGTTGCTTACGGCACGATTAATGATCAGGCCGGTTCGCCAGCTGACGGCTTGATTGTCTATTTCTCTTTGCCCGGCGCTGTTACCCAATCGACCCTAACCAAGTCTTCTGGTAATTGGGTTGTTCCTTTAAATTTGGCTCGTTCAGAGGATTTAAAAAACTATGCCCAGTATGATTCTCAGGCAACGATTGAAGATATTCTTGTTCAAGGAGGAGCAAAGGGAACAGCCACAGCGGTCGTCACGACCAAAAATGATA of the Patescibacteria group bacterium genome contains:
- a CDS encoding fibronectin type III domain-containing protein, with translation MRKRIPTVIGLIILIVGMTAAVFLINRSTHWFSRAAPGAAPKQIKFTNITDSSFSVSWITDESTSGFLKYGPNNKIDQTSRDDRDELTGKTGNYTTHHITLRNLKPNTTYQFQIGSGGSSFDNNGQNYQVTTAATLTAPSPPSDVAYGTINDQAGSPADGLIVYFSLPGAVTQSTLTKSSGNWVVPLNLARSEDLKNYAQYDSQATIEDILVQGGAKGTATAVVTTKNDSPVPTITLGENHDFKGTVTTDETDKTTGSSKFNLEDSDSTPSSDKVEIINPEDEEGISTQKPEIQGIGPAGAILNITIESSKTYTGTIVVDDFGNWNWTPPADLEPGEHTVTINYQDENGLLQTLSRTFIVLAAGEDGLPALEATPSGTATPSPTPSPSVSPSPSVSPSGRVSIPSTEGGVPDSGYLTPTFLVFIMGLVLITFGLFSNILLKKKVF